From a region of the Paenibacillus sp. FSL R10-2734 genome:
- the panB gene encoding 3-methyl-2-oxobutanoate hydroxymethyltransferase, with protein sequence MANKQALNIVKMKKMKAEGVPLSMLTAYDYPSALLAEEAGIDLILVGDSLGNVVLGYDTTLPVTIDDMVYHTRSVTRGAQKTFIVADMPFMTYHGSIDETLRGVRRLMQEGRAHAVKMEGGLEICETVTAVVAAGVPVLGHIGLTPQSVNMIGGYRIQGKDAKDAKRLMDEAKALEAAGAYAVVLELVTEEVAQAISEALSIPTIGIGAGRYCDGQVLVFHDLLRYASPYREKRFVKTYVDVGNMIREGISQYVQEVKDRSFPDEGHVFNADETVLESLYGGAGKEGE encoded by the coding sequence ATGGCGAACAAACAAGCGCTTAATATTGTAAAAATGAAAAAAATGAAAGCAGAAGGTGTGCCGTTGAGTATGCTGACCGCTTATGATTACCCATCGGCTTTATTAGCTGAAGAAGCAGGTATCGACCTTATCCTAGTGGGTGACTCCTTGGGAAATGTGGTACTTGGGTATGATACAACTTTACCAGTTACGATTGACGATATGGTCTACCACACGCGCTCAGTAACCCGGGGAGCACAAAAAACGTTCATCGTGGCAGACATGCCATTTATGACCTATCACGGAAGTATTGATGAGACCTTGCGAGGTGTGCGCAGATTGATGCAGGAAGGGCGGGCTCATGCTGTCAAAATGGAAGGCGGTCTCGAAATTTGTGAGACAGTTACTGCGGTTGTAGCTGCAGGAGTTCCTGTTCTGGGTCATATTGGGCTAACGCCTCAATCGGTAAATATGATTGGTGGTTACCGCATTCAAGGAAAAGATGCGAAGGATGCAAAACGCCTGATGGATGAGGCTAAGGCCCTTGAAGCAGCCGGTGCTTATGCAGTGGTACTGGAGCTGGTGACAGAAGAAGTAGCACAAGCGATTTCAGAGGCGCTGAGCATTCCGACCATTGGGATAGGTGCAGGACGTTATTGTGACGGACAGGTATTGGTTTTCCATGACTTGCTGCGTTATGCCTCACCATACCGCGAGAAACGTTTTGTCAAAACATATGTGGATGTGGGTAATATGATACGTGAGGGCATCAGCCAATATGTGCAGGAAGTGAAAGACCGCTCGTTCCCGGATGAAGGTCATGTTTTTAATGCTGATGAAACCGTTCTGGAATCTTTATACGGCGGTGCCGGAAAGGAAGGGGAATAA
- a CDS encoding amidohydrolase, with protein sequence MKSNKTIIKGGRFLIPGTDEPVLSGYMTIEDDLITYIGKEEPLIEDGVQVVDGSRLLFMPGLVNTHGHAAMSLLRGYGDDLALQVWLQEKMWPMEEKFTGEDVYWGTSLSVLEMLKGGTTTFLDMYDHMDRVAEVVELSGIRSVLMRGVIGLCPEEVQNHKLAEAISFARNWHGKADGRITTMISPHAPYTCPPDFFVKFVQAAHDLDLPMHTHMSETKREVEQNVVDYGLRPVAHLEKLGMFTRPSIVAHGVHLNDEEIEILARHNVGVSHNPGSNLKLASGVARVPDLLKAGVKVSLGTDGAASNNNLDMFEEMRLAALIHKGVSGDPTAVPAPEALRMATEYGAKSIFLNDVGRLAVGMKADFIAIDIDQPHLLPHTDLLSHAVYSASAKDVEHVWVNGKQVVKQGQCVTLDEEAIRRKAQESFDGLLKR encoded by the coding sequence ATGAAGAGCAATAAAACTATAATCAAGGGCGGGCGTTTTCTAATTCCGGGAACGGATGAGCCGGTTCTGAGCGGATATATGACTATTGAAGATGATTTGATCACTTACATAGGAAAAGAAGAGCCTTTGATTGAAGATGGTGTGCAAGTGGTTGATGGCAGTCGTCTACTGTTCATGCCAGGTCTTGTAAACACACACGGCCATGCCGCAATGTCGTTACTACGTGGTTATGGAGACGATTTAGCACTTCAGGTGTGGCTTCAGGAGAAGATGTGGCCGATGGAGGAAAAGTTCACCGGAGAAGATGTATACTGGGGAACCTCCTTGTCTGTACTAGAAATGCTAAAGGGTGGGACTACAACCTTCTTGGATATGTATGATCATATGGACCGAGTAGCTGAGGTAGTCGAATTGTCAGGTATCCGTTCCGTACTGATGCGCGGCGTAATAGGCCTATGTCCAGAGGAAGTACAGAATCATAAGCTTGCGGAAGCGATTTCTTTTGCACGTAACTGGCATGGGAAGGCTGACGGCAGAATTACGACGATGATCTCACCACACGCCCCATATACCTGCCCACCGGACTTTTTTGTTAAGTTTGTACAGGCGGCACATGATTTGGATTTACCGATGCATACCCATATGTCCGAAACGAAACGTGAAGTGGAGCAGAATGTGGTGGATTATGGACTGCGTCCTGTAGCGCATCTTGAGAAGCTTGGAATGTTCACACGGCCGTCTATTGTTGCTCATGGCGTTCATTTGAATGATGAAGAGATCGAGATTCTGGCTCGTCATAATGTAGGTGTGTCACATAACCCAGGGAGTAACCTTAAACTGGCCAGTGGAGTGGCTAGAGTGCCGGATCTTCTAAAAGCTGGAGTGAAGGTGTCTCTGGGTACAGATGGCGCGGCAAGTAATAACAACTTGGATATGTTTGAAGAAATGCGTCTTGCAGCGCTCATCCATAAAGGTGTAAGCGGTGATCCTACGGCTGTTCCAGCTCCTGAAGCGCTGCGTATGGCTACGGAGTATGGCGCAAAGTCTATCTTTTTAAATGATGTGGGTAGACTCGCTGTAGGCATGAAAGCTGACTTTATCGCCATTGATATAGACCAGCCGCATTTGCTGCCACACACAGATCTGTTGTCTCATGCTGTATACTCTGCCAGTGCCAAGGATGTTGAGCATGTATGGGTGAACGGTAAACAAGTAGTGAAACAGGGACAATGCGTAACGCTAGATGAGGAAGCTATCCGTCGTAAGGCACAAGAATCCTTTGATGGTCTGCTCAAGCGCTAG
- the panC gene encoding pantoate--beta-alanine ligase, with protein MRVVRSIEQLREALEYMRQGGHTPIGFVPTMGYLHEGHASLLRRAGEMSNTVVMSIFVNPLQFGPNEDYDSYPRDEKRDLELAEREGVDIVFIPSVEEMYPQPTRTTVSVSELTTRLCGASRPGHFDGVTTVVNKFFNIVQPDYAFFGLKDAQQVAVLRRMVSDLNMHVEIVPCPIVREADGLALSSRNVFLSSEERSQALVLSRSLREARQSIEEGKVRTAAEVREILNTVISSSPLAVIDYAEILTFPDLEGLNDEVVLSEVNGEIIIALAVKFGRTRLIDNNVFIPKEVAALV; from the coding sequence ATGAGAGTTGTTAGAAGCATTGAGCAGCTGCGCGAAGCTTTGGAATATATGAGACAAGGCGGGCATACCCCGATTGGGTTTGTTCCAACGATGGGCTACCTGCATGAAGGACATGCCAGTCTGCTTCGTCGGGCTGGAGAAATGAGCAACACGGTGGTTATGAGCATATTTGTGAACCCGCTGCAGTTCGGACCCAATGAGGATTATGATTCCTATCCGCGTGACGAAAAGCGTGATTTGGAGCTGGCAGAACGCGAGGGAGTGGATATTGTATTTATCCCCAGTGTGGAAGAAATGTATCCACAGCCTACCCGAACTACTGTCTCGGTATCGGAGCTTACCACTCGGCTCTGTGGGGCTTCTCGACCAGGGCATTTTGATGGTGTAACAACAGTGGTTAATAAGTTCTTCAATATCGTACAGCCGGATTATGCCTTCTTTGGGCTAAAGGATGCTCAACAGGTCGCTGTGCTCCGCCGAATGGTGTCCGATCTGAATATGCATGTTGAAATTGTACCTTGTCCTATCGTTCGCGAAGCGGATGGGCTGGCACTCAGCTCACGTAATGTTTTCTTATCTTCAGAGGAGCGCAGTCAGGCTTTGGTGTTATCCCGTTCTCTTCGAGAAGCGCGTCAGTCCATCGAAGAAGGTAAGGTAAGAACGGCTGCTGAAGTGCGGGAAATCTTAAACACGGTTATTTCCAGCTCACCTTTAGCGGTGATCGATTATGCGGAGATCCTAACGTTCCCTGATCTTGAAGGGTTGAACGATGAGGTTGTTTTATCGGAAGTGAATGGGGAAATTATTATAGCGCTTGCCGTGAAGTTTGGCAGAACACGCTTAATTGACAATAATGTATTTATTCCAAAGGAGGTTGCCGCTCTTGTTTAG
- a CDS encoding AAA family ATPase produces the protein MPKYLKEILLGFIPVLFIFMAYLGINIFPIVIAAGMLTALLIIAHLRGGLTVNAGADKKRKKVGPSKLTFEEIGGQDNAKQELREALDFLIRHEEISKFGIRPLKGILLTGPPGTGKTLMARAAAHYTNSVFVAASGSEFVEMYVGVGAGRIRDLFKDARNRAVKENKQSAIIFIDEIDVIGGKREGGQQREYDQTLNQLLTEMDGIYNNETPRILLVAATNRKEMLDSALLRPGRFDRHIQVDMPDKKGRKSILELHAKNKPLHADVSLDKIAEEAYGFSGAQLESVMNEAAIYMMREDLTEVEQRHLSMAIDKVMMGEKTDRETNHEEKKRVAIHELGHAIMAELLRPGSVSQVTLTPRGQALGYVRHNPQQEQYLYTKDYLEDQIMIALGGAAAEEMYYGGRSTGSRGDFDQALNIVETMMKSGLTSLGIAKLEMVTTEELMKENSKILDELMTRTHEHLEKQRNVFDYSLDILMKEEVLSGEQFRCQFRDSVLLPA, from the coding sequence ATGCCTAAGTACCTTAAAGAAATTTTACTCGGATTTATTCCTGTACTGTTTATTTTCATGGCATATCTAGGTATTAATATATTCCCGATTGTTATAGCAGCTGGAATGCTTACTGCATTACTTATAATTGCTCATTTACGTGGTGGGCTTACCGTGAACGCTGGTGCAGATAAGAAACGCAAAAAGGTAGGACCTTCAAAGCTCACTTTCGAAGAAATTGGTGGGCAAGACAATGCGAAGCAAGAGCTTCGTGAAGCACTCGATTTTTTGATCCGGCATGAGGAGATTAGTAAATTTGGGATTCGGCCTCTGAAGGGGATCCTGCTTACGGGTCCTCCAGGAACAGGTAAGACACTTATGGCACGGGCTGCAGCTCATTACACAAACTCCGTATTTGTTGCTGCATCAGGTAGTGAGTTTGTAGAAATGTATGTAGGTGTCGGGGCCGGTCGAATTCGCGATTTGTTCAAGGATGCTCGTAACCGTGCTGTTAAGGAGAACAAACAAAGCGCTATTATTTTCATTGATGAAATTGATGTAATTGGCGGTAAGCGTGAAGGCGGACAGCAGCGTGAATATGATCAGACCTTGAATCAGCTGTTGACTGAGATGGACGGCATTTATAATAACGAAACACCGCGTATTTTACTGGTAGCTGCAACAAACCGAAAAGAAATGCTTGATTCGGCATTGCTACGTCCTGGACGGTTTGATCGTCATATTCAGGTGGACATGCCTGATAAAAAGGGCCGTAAATCGATTCTCGAATTGCATGCTAAAAATAAACCACTTCATGCTGATGTGAGCCTAGACAAAATCGCGGAAGAAGCCTATGGATTTTCCGGTGCTCAGCTCGAAAGTGTCATGAATGAGGCTGCGATTTATATGATGCGTGAGGACTTGACGGAAGTTGAGCAGCGGCATCTGTCGATGGCAATTGACAAGGTAATGATGGGTGAGAAAACAGATAGAGAAACAAATCACGAAGAGAAAAAGAGGGTCGCTATTCATGAATTGGGACATGCCATTATGGCAGAGCTCCTTCGTCCCGGAAGCGTAAGTCAGGTTACACTGACCCCGCGTGGACAAGCCCTTGGATATGTGCGTCATAATCCTCAACAAGAGCAGTATTTGTACACCAAAGATTATTTGGAAGATCAGATTATGATCGCTCTTGGCGGAGCGGCGGCTGAAGAAATGTATTATGGCGGACGAAGCACTGGTTCACGCGGGGACTTCGATCAGGCACTGAATATTGTGGAAACGATGATGAAATCGGGTCTAACCTCACTTGGTATTGCTAAGCTGGAAATGGTTACCACTGAAGAGCTTATGAAGGAAAATAGTAAGATATTGGATGAGTTGATGACTCGCACACATGAGCATCTTGAAAAGCAACGAAATGTATTTGATTACTCTCTTGACATTTTAATGAAGGAAGAAGTGCTCTCTGGAGAGCAATTTCGATGTCAATTTCGTGACAGCGTCCTTTTACCAGCATAA
- a CDS encoding redox-sensing transcriptional repressor Rex has protein sequence MKSDKISEAVVRRLPVYLRFLNDLQNREILTVSSQELGQKLDLNPAQIRKDLAYFGDFGRKGIGYDVAYLIEKIRHILKLDQQLNVALVGAGNLGHALSNYNAYLKDTMKITAIFDSYAPKVGRKINSLTVQPMEELAKTVREQGIRIGIITVPNSEAQNVADILIEAGIEAILNFAPVILKTPPNIRVHAADFTTDLQSLAYYLKDGKEESRNEEQ, from the coding sequence ATGAAATCGGATAAAATATCAGAAGCTGTCGTTCGCAGACTTCCTGTGTACTTGCGTTTTTTAAATGATCTTCAGAATCGTGAAATATTAACCGTTTCCTCTCAGGAGCTTGGTCAAAAGCTTGATCTAAATCCCGCTCAAATCCGTAAAGATTTGGCTTATTTCGGTGATTTCGGAAGAAAAGGTATTGGTTATGATGTTGCTTATCTTATAGAAAAAATTCGTCATATCTTGAAGCTTGATCAACAGCTGAATGTGGCTTTGGTAGGAGCAGGTAATCTTGGTCATGCCTTGTCTAATTACAACGCATATTTGAAGGATACCATGAAGATTACTGCTATATTTGACTCCTATGCCCCTAAGGTTGGGCGGAAAATCAACTCACTGACTGTGCAACCAATGGAGGAGCTGGCAAAGACGGTCCGCGAGCAAGGTATTCGAATTGGGATTATTACAGTGCCTAATTCAGAAGCGCAGAATGTTGCGGATATTCTCATTGAAGCAGGAATTGAGGCGATTTTGAATTTTGCGCCAGTGATTCTAAAAACACCACCGAATATCCGGGTTCATGCGGCCGATTTTACAACGGATTTGCAAAGCCTTGCTTATTACCTGAAAGACGGAAAGGAAGAAAGTAGAAATGAAGAGCAATAA
- the panD gene encoding aspartate 1-decarboxylase → MFRHMMKSKIHRATVTEANLNYVGSITIDENLMEAADILENEKVQIVDNNNGSRLETYVIPGPRGSGVICLNGAAARLVHPGDTVIIISYAMLSSEELKSHKPTVVFVDENNKPVKLADHELHATIA, encoded by the coding sequence TTGTTTAGACATATGATGAAATCCAAAATTCACCGCGCGACGGTGACAGAAGCGAATTTGAATTATGTGGGTAGTATTACCATTGATGAGAATTTAATGGAAGCGGCAGATATTCTTGAGAATGAAAAAGTGCAGATCGTGGATAACAATAATGGTTCACGGTTAGAAACCTATGTCATTCCTGGGCCTCGCGGTAGTGGAGTGATCTGTCTAAATGGTGCGGCCGCTCGTCTTGTTCATCCAGGAGATACAGTCATTATCATTTCGTATGCGATGTTGTCCTCTGAAGAACTGAAGTCCCATAAGCCAACAGTGGTATTCGTGGATGAAAATAACAAACCCGTGAAGCTGGCAGATCATGAATTGCATGCTACAATCGCTTAA
- a CDS encoding biotin--[acetyl-CoA-carboxylase] ligase: MSYDKALSLTELKQKASNSNWIDRVQLLESVVSTQEEAKRLAESGAPEGTTVIAEEQIGARGRMGRKWFSPRGKGIWMSIVLRPNLPLLQTPQLTLLAGVAVCKAIRQVTGVDAGIKWPNDLLAGGRKICGILLESSLSEGELHYCIAGIGISANMTEDDYPDHLKEVATSLQIQRGGVPIDRSELVRAVLDELEMHYNLYMKQGFMPIKELWESMSVTLGRQIALNSPQGRSEGVVVGLDDLGGLLLKNSSGKISNVCSGEIELL, encoded by the coding sequence ATGAGCTATGATAAAGCGCTGTCGCTAACCGAATTGAAGCAAAAAGCTTCCAATTCGAATTGGATAGACAGAGTTCAGCTCCTGGAATCTGTCGTGTCCACTCAGGAGGAAGCCAAAAGATTGGCAGAAAGCGGTGCACCAGAGGGTACAACTGTAATCGCTGAAGAACAAATCGGTGCTAGGGGGCGAATGGGGAGGAAATGGTTTTCTCCTCGTGGCAAAGGCATTTGGATGAGTATAGTATTGCGACCAAATTTACCTTTGTTACAGACGCCTCAATTAACACTGCTGGCTGGGGTTGCCGTCTGTAAAGCGATTCGCCAAGTAACCGGAGTAGATGCCGGCATTAAATGGCCGAATGATTTGCTTGCGGGTGGTCGTAAGATATGTGGAATTTTGCTCGAATCTTCTCTAAGTGAAGGGGAGCTTCATTATTGTATCGCTGGGATTGGAATTTCTGCGAACATGACTGAAGATGATTATCCCGATCATCTGAAGGAAGTAGCTACTTCACTTCAGATTCAGCGGGGTGGTGTTCCTATTGACCGTTCGGAGCTGGTAAGAGCTGTATTGGATGAACTTGAGATGCACTACAATCTATACATGAAACAAGGTTTTATGCCTATAAAAGAGCTGTGGGAGTCGATGTCAGTCACCTTGGGTCGCCAGATCGCTCTGAATAGCCCTCAGGGGCGTTCGGAAGGAGTTGTAGTAGGTCTGGATGACCTGGGTGGATTGCTGCTTAAGAATAGCTCAGGGAAGATCTCTAACGTATGCTCAGGGGAAATTGAACTTTTATAG
- a CDS encoding DUF5590 domain-containing protein: MKKRKKWILLGSVLILLLLFGLIQFYAYIMKDQWNERDIAKGVAKTSAGLTEVTKAQKSVWDENGVYWVLTGKNEAGTELMVWVRFTVDGKFAEGADAVYAEELSKGTSEAKMRSIIKADLPDITIERLLPGVYNGEYAWQLFYKQSGRYYYQFYRFSDGARLGEGYSLPSR; this comes from the coding sequence TTGAAGAAAAGGAAAAAATGGATCCTCCTGGGATCAGTTCTGATTCTGCTCCTTCTGTTTGGACTTATCCAGTTCTATGCTTATATTATGAAAGATCAATGGAACGAGCGAGATATCGCTAAGGGTGTCGCCAAAACCAGTGCTGGTCTGACAGAGGTAACTAAAGCACAGAAATCCGTGTGGGATGAAAATGGGGTGTACTGGGTCTTAACAGGGAAGAATGAAGCCGGGACCGAGTTGATGGTATGGGTACGCTTTACTGTAGATGGGAAGTTTGCTGAGGGTGCCGATGCAGTTTATGCTGAGGAACTGAGTAAAGGGACCTCTGAAGCGAAGATGCGAAGCATTATAAAAGCCGATCTTCCGGACATTACCATTGAGCGATTGTTGCCGGGGGTATATAACGGAGAATATGCTTGGCAGCTTTTTTATAAACAAAGCGGTCGGTATTATTATCAATTTTATCGCTTCTCAGATGGGGCACGATTGGGTGAAGGATACAGTTTGCCTAGCCGCTAA
- a CDS encoding 3-hydroxyacyl-CoA dehydrogenase NAD-binding domain-containing protein, with protein MNFKKIGVIGGGTMGQGIAEMLAAKGLDVLLVEKTAEKLDYSYEMIETSLDKQLEKWAITQAEKKLILSRIQKVTHFAELSSCDMVIETIVEDLEEKKKILNQLDQVCPNNIILASNTSTLSLTELASSTMYPERVIGMHFIYPVAKVDLVEIVRGLKTSDATFEDTKSFVDEIVEKKGVMIYESPGFVTSRLICLLINEAMHVLQEGVASAQDIDDAMRIGYQFQYGPLEMADRFGLDSVLAALENMFREYGELKYRPSTILKKMVRAGQLGMKSGEGFFKYDKDGDRV; from the coding sequence ATGAATTTCAAAAAAATAGGTGTCATCGGCGGTGGCACAATGGGACAAGGTATTGCTGAAATGCTAGCTGCCAAAGGTCTGGATGTATTACTGGTGGAGAAAACCGCAGAGAAACTGGACTACTCTTACGAAATGATCGAGACAAGTCTAGATAAGCAGCTGGAGAAGTGGGCAATTACTCAAGCAGAGAAGAAGCTAATTCTTAGCCGCATTCAAAAAGTGACACATTTCGCGGAGCTCAGCTCTTGTGACATGGTCATCGAAACTATTGTTGAGGATTTGGAAGAAAAGAAAAAGATTTTAAATCAATTGGATCAAGTATGTCCAAACAACATTATTCTTGCTAGTAACACGTCGACACTCAGCTTGACTGAGCTTGCTAGTTCTACAATGTATCCGGAACGCGTGATCGGTATGCATTTCATATATCCTGTAGCTAAAGTGGATCTTGTAGAAATCGTACGTGGTCTGAAAACTTCAGACGCTACTTTTGAAGATACAAAGTCCTTTGTGGATGAAATTGTTGAGAAAAAAGGTGTAATGATTTACGAATCCCCAGGATTTGTGACTTCACGCCTCATTTGCTTGCTTATCAATGAAGCTATGCATGTGCTGCAAGAGGGTGTTGCCTCTGCACAGGATATTGATGACGCTATGCGTATCGGATATCAATTCCAATACGGACCGCTTGAAATGGCTGACAGATTCGGCTTGGATTCGGTTCTTGCAGCGCTTGAAAATATGTTCCGTGAATATGGCGAACTGAAGTACCGCCCTTCTACAATTCTCAAGAAGATGGTACGTGCAGGACAACTGGGTATGAAATCAGGAGAAGGCTTCTTCAAGTACGACAAGGATGGTGACCGTGTATGA
- the dinG gene encoding ATP-dependent DNA helicase DinG, translating to MKFAVLDFETTGTQSVGEIIQVGLAIIEEDRSISRVYGSYVKPGTPIPPFITGLTGITDDDVKDAPELDEMMMELVPLLDDVVLVGHNVAFDFHFLQNALDRCGYLPFQGRILDTIDFLKICFPSLTSYQLGSVSSHFGVTHDRPHQADSDALATALVLLKCLEELYDLPLLIIQRLCELFTEEDSDLGWYFDGLLREREAETLQPEGDLTFYRQLALAVGDWNELASPRDGHGENPLENLSFTDYMDEVTKRLKDTLPQYESREAQDIMINDVMTALAEDKHLLIEAGTGTGKSLGYLLPAIYQSVRTDQKVMVSTHTINLQDQLRERDIPLLTQVVPFPFKAAIFKGRGHYLCLRKFEHKINKKDFISPREDALTAAQMIVWLTQSESGDDEELNLSGRGGDFWETVASDTDSCLGRSCPWFRKCYYHRAKHEAGIADVVITNHSKLFADVKAGHQLLPAYEHLVIDEAHHLEDVAGKHLGMHMKHFTVAHTLSRLYKDSRNGQLPTLRQMLQSSGSEEASEWSGVIDRIYPDLLTIKETWDLLSDKLFSLLPERSDAAAGEAGQLVMRLLPARKPKDWDELVALENTINLTLSEIIRKGDKMLNEMRDQEGQSSSDSLVTDISGLFKDLASIREQIRFFMGLNDENVVYWLEANGNYRSKSLQMYAVPVDVSTQLKDLFFDKKKSIVLTSATLSVDKSFQFMIDNLGLNEAAEEGRLMTSLLPSPFKYREQALLVIPRDFPSVKGSVGDARFVDTLVQSLAETAVTTRGRMLVLFTSYKMLRQVYDPLKEALASQEITVLGQGVEGGSRSKLIRRFQDSAASVLLGTSSFWEGVDIPGEALTCLAIVRLPFQPPNHPLAEAKSELLQAQKKNPFMKLSVPQAVIRFKQGFGRLVRTAQDRGIVIVYDTRVIESHYGKYFLYSLPGPKMEHMLTDQMVPRIAEWLEDGGVSRNV from the coding sequence ATGAAATTTGCCGTGCTTGATTTTGAAACAACGGGAACCCAATCCGTGGGTGAAATTATCCAGGTTGGCCTTGCAATTATAGAAGAAGACCGGTCCATCTCCCGGGTATATGGTTCCTACGTCAAGCCCGGAACGCCGATACCTCCTTTTATAACTGGTCTGACGGGGATTACCGACGATGATGTAAAGGATGCGCCTGAGCTGGATGAGATGATGATGGAGCTTGTTCCGCTGTTGGATGATGTTGTGCTTGTAGGGCATAATGTCGCATTCGATTTCCATTTTTTGCAAAATGCTTTAGATCGATGTGGATATCTGCCATTTCAAGGACGGATTTTGGATACGATTGATTTTCTGAAAATCTGCTTTCCTTCTCTCACATCCTATCAACTAGGATCGGTCAGTTCCCATTTTGGAGTGACACATGATCGCCCACATCAGGCAGACAGTGATGCACTTGCAACTGCTCTTGTATTGCTGAAATGTCTGGAGGAGCTCTACGATTTGCCTCTGCTGATCATCCAGAGACTTTGTGAGCTGTTTACCGAAGAGGATAGTGATTTAGGTTGGTATTTTGATGGTCTACTGCGTGAACGGGAAGCGGAGACGCTTCAGCCCGAAGGTGATCTGACTTTCTATCGTCAATTAGCGCTTGCTGTGGGAGACTGGAATGAGTTAGCTTCTCCTAGGGATGGGCATGGTGAGAATCCGTTAGAGAATTTATCTTTTACAGATTATATGGATGAAGTAACTAAACGGCTTAAAGACACTTTACCGCAGTATGAAAGCCGAGAAGCTCAGGATATTATGATCAATGATGTGATGACGGCACTTGCTGAAGACAAACATCTTCTGATCGAAGCAGGAACAGGAACCGGCAAATCGCTTGGTTATTTGTTGCCTGCTATTTATCAAAGCGTTCGCACCGATCAAAAGGTCATGGTCAGCACTCATACCATTAATTTGCAGGACCAATTACGGGAGCGAGATATTCCTTTGTTAACGCAGGTAGTTCCTTTTCCATTTAAAGCTGCGATTTTTAAAGGTAGAGGACATTATTTGTGTCTGCGTAAGTTTGAACATAAAATTAACAAAAAGGACTTTATAAGCCCAAGGGAAGACGCGCTTACTGCGGCTCAGATGATCGTATGGCTGACTCAAAGTGAATCTGGAGATGATGAAGAGCTCAATTTAAGCGGTCGAGGCGGTGATTTCTGGGAGACGGTTGCAAGTGATACCGATTCCTGTCTAGGCCGTTCGTGTCCATGGTTCCGCAAATGTTATTATCACCGGGCTAAGCACGAAGCGGGTATTGCTGACGTGGTCATTACGAACCATTCTAAGCTGTTCGCGGATGTTAAGGCGGGTCATCAGTTGCTCCCAGCTTATGAGCATCTTGTGATTGATGAGGCCCATCATCTGGAGGATGTAGCTGGCAAGCATTTAGGTATGCATATGAAGCATTTCACGGTGGCGCATACGCTATCGCGTCTTTACAAAGATAGTCGAAACGGCCAGCTTCCTACTCTTCGCCAAATGCTTCAGTCATCAGGCAGCGAGGAAGCTTCTGAATGGAGCGGAGTCATTGATAGAATCTATCCAGATCTGCTTACCATAAAAGAAACCTGGGATCTACTTAGTGACAAACTGTTCAGCCTTTTGCCGGAACGCAGTGATGCAGCGGCGGGAGAAGCTGGACAATTAGTTATGCGTTTACTTCCTGCTCGGAAACCGAAAGATTGGGATGAATTGGTTGCTTTAGAGAATACTATAAATCTGACATTAAGTGAAATTATCCGTAAGGGTGATAAAATGCTTAATGAGATGCGCGATCAAGAAGGCCAATCATCATCAGACAGTCTAGTTACCGATATTAGCGGCTTATTCAAGGATTTAGCTTCTATACGTGAGCAAATACGGTTTTTTATGGGATTAAACGACGAGAATGTAGTATATTGGCTGGAGGCGAATGGAAATTATCGCAGCAAATCGCTACAGATGTATGCCGTCCCTGTTGATGTAAGTACCCAGCTTAAGGATCTCTTCTTCGATAAGAAGAAAAGTATCGTGTTAACCTCAGCGACGCTCTCAGTCGATAAATCTTTTCAGTTTATGATTGATAATCTAGGATTAAATGAGGCTGCCGAAGAAGGGCGACTGATGACATCGCTACTACCTTCACCATTTAAATATCGGGAACAGGCACTGCTGGTTATTCCGCGTGATTTTCCTAGTGTGAAGGGTAGTGTGGGAGATGCACGTTTTGTGGATACACTCGTTCAGTCGCTAGCGGAAACGGCGGTAACAACCCGCGGGCGGATGCTTGTCCTGTTTACCTCTTACAAGATGCTGCGCCAGGTTTATGATCCTCTGAAAGAGGCTCTAGCCTCACAGGAGATTACGGTGCTAGGTCAAGGTGTGGAAGGGGGCAGCCGCAGCAAGCTTATCCGCCGTTTTCAGGACAGTGCAGCCTCAGTTCTGCTAGGAACAAGCAGCTTCTGGGAGGGTGTAGATATTCCGGGTGAAGCGCTAACCTGTTTGGCCATCGTGAGGCTCCCATTCCAACCGCCGAATCATCCACTAGCGGAAGCGAAGTCGGAGTTATTGCAAGCCCAGAAAAAGAATCCGTTCATGAAGTTGTCTGTTCCTCAGGCAGTTATTCGCTTTAAGCAAGGATTCGGAAGACTGGTACGGACAGCGCAGGATCGGGGTATTGTTATTGTTTATGACACAAGGGTTATAGAATCTCACTATGGGAAGTATTTCCTTTATTCACTGCCTGGCCCGAAAATGGAGCATATGCTAACGGATCAAATGGTTCCTCGTATAGCAGAGTGGTTGGAGGACGGAGGCGTTTCCCGAAACGTATAA